A window of the Fusarium poae strain DAOMC 252244 chromosome 3, whole genome shotgun sequence genome harbors these coding sequences:
- a CDS encoding hypothetical protein (CAZy:GH2), whose product MVQRIDINEGWEFKQSSSLNNETASSYLPTAQFPTVAHIDLMHHNLIPDPYIDINELKCLWVNDADWTYRTGMVGPVTLKDSERAVLVFEGLDTIVDVYLNDQHILFSDNMHVSHRVDVTELLGNMADSAVLELRFKAAPAYGRSERERIGYKRLPTGRGVNFGGSERLFVRKAQYHWGWDWGPAVNTCGPWKPIYIEVYKSKVHDLWVTQNVTEDLSSVEVTVKGEVENADGIDHVTIQVFDNESRDTVCEKEAELSSDGSFKTCFAMDSPKLWYPFMYGKQNLYVVKVTIPGDTATKCIGLRRLRLLQHPLKDQQGTSFIFEINNICLFSGGSCWIPADFMLPRVTRQRYEQWICMAKEGNQSMIRVWGGGIVEDDMFYDICDREGILVWQDFLFACGNYPAPPDFIANVKNEAEQQVKRVGHHPSLVLWCGNNEDYMCADQDRCWDVDYSDTTGPWDKTTFPAREIYERTLPAVIAASETDVPYWISSPYGGSVSNDTTVGDTHCWDVWHGKLFPYQDYKAFTSRFISEFGFESAPSLNTLHRAITDPRERHAQSRTFDAHDKGPGHQRRYPMYMGENYRFRMNPLEDFVYCTQFLQAEAMAYAYNCWRREFRGPGQEYCAGVLVWQLNDIWPGTSWALVDVDLNPKPAYYITKRALAKTVVGMERVVTAKPPYITTGFLDEKAKLDVWAVNGELQERAATLELRAFDIETGKSVQLRGAYEKKEYMLKANQTTELVANMDTPSFDETVVVAYLIDPTSGVNLARWVSWPEPFKFMRISSEQKVTVEEVDGGTAVVISANAPTKGVVLSAQDENGDEIMFDDNAIDLVPEEKIKIGVKGRLSGGSVNTRFLYDWELNPDFKL is encoded by the coding sequence ATGGTTCAGAGAATTGACATCAACGAGGGCTGGGAGTTCAAGCAATCCAGCTCTTTGAACAATGAAACCGCTTCGTCTTATCTACCCACTGCGCAGTTTCCCACTGTTGCCCACATCGATCTCATGCACCACAATCTCATTCCAGACCCGTATATAGACATCAATGAGTTGAAGTGTCTATGGGTGAACGATGCGGATTGGACTTACCGCACCGGAATGGTCGGACCAGTCACTCTCAAAGATTCCGAGCGGGCAGTTCTTGTCTTTGAAGGTCTCGACACCATCGTTGATGTGTATCTCAACGACCAACACATTCTGTTCAGCGATAACATGCATGTGTCTCATCGGGTCGATGTGACGGAACTTCTTGGAAACATGGCAGACTCGGCAGTCCTTGAATTGAGGTTCAAAGCAGCTCCAGCTTATGGTCGCTCGGAACGCGAAAGAATCGGTTACAAGAGACTCCCAACTGGCCGTGGCGTCAATTTCGGAGGGTCTGAGAGACTCTTTGTCAGGAAAGCTCAATACCATTGGGGTTGGGACTGGGGACCAGCTGTGAACACCTGTGGCCCATGGAAACCTATCTACATCGAAGTATACAAGTCGAAAGTCCATGACCTTTGGGTCACTCAAAATGTCACAGAAGATCTCTCTTCAGTCGAGGTCACTGTGAAGGGCGAGGTCGAAAACGCTGATGGTATTGATCACGTCACTATACAGGTATTTGACAACGAGAGCAGAGACACAGTTTGTGAAAAAGAAGCCGAGTTGTCGTCCGATGGCTCCTTCAAGACTTGTTTCGCAATGGACAGCCCAAAGTTGTGGTATCCGTTCATGTATGGCAAGCAGAATCTGTATGTCGTCAAAGTAACCATCCCTGGTGATACAGCAACCAAATGTATCGGTTTAAGAAGACTACGCCTACTTCAGCATCCTCTCAAGGATCAGCAGGGAACTTCTTTTATCTTCGAGATCAATAACATCTGTCTTTTCTCGGGAGGTTCGTGCTGGATCCCAGCTGACTTCATGCTCCCACGAGTCACGAGACAGAGATACGAACAGTGGATATGTATGGCAAAAGAAGGAAATCAGTCCATGATCCGCGTTTGGGGCGGTGGAATTGTCGAAGATGATATGTTCTACGATATTTGTGATCGTGAAGGAATTTTGGTTTGGCAAGACTTTTTGTTCGCCTGTGGAAACTACCCTGCGCCACCAGACTTTATCGCAAACGTCAAGAACGAAGCGGAGCAACAGGTCAAGCGTGTGGGACATCACCCATCACTTGTCCTTTGGTGCGGAAACAATGAGGACTATATGTGCGCAGATCAAGACCGCTGCTGGGATGTTGACTACAGCGACACAACTGGCCCGTGGGATAAAACCACGTTTCCTGCGCGTGAGATTTACGAACGCACTTTGCCTGCTGTCATTGCAGCCTCAGAGACTGACGTGCCATATTGGATCAGTTCACCGTATGGGGGAAGTGTCTCAAATGATACGACAGTTGGCGATACACATTGCTGGGACGTTTGGCACGGCAAACTATTTCCATATCAGGACTACAAGGCTTTTACATCCCGTTTCATATCGGAATTTGGCTTCGAGTCAGCACCCAGTCTGAACACATTACATCGCGCCATCACTGACCCTAGGGAACGCCATGCGCAGTCGCGAACATTCGACGCTCATGATAAAGGCCCGGGCCATCAAAGGCGATACCCGATGTACATGGGCGAAAACTATCGTTTCAGAATGAATCCACTTGAGGACTTTGTATACTGTACTCAGTTCCTCCAAGCAGAAGCGATGGCTTATGCATACAACTGCTGGCGCAGAGAGTTCAGAGGTCCTGGTCAAGAATATTGTGCTGGTGTTTTAGTCTGGCAGCTGAATGATATCTGGCCTGGAACTAGCTGGGCGCTTGTCGatgtggatttgaacccgaAACCAGCTTACTACATCACTAAGCGAGCATTGGCTAAGACGGTGGTAGGGATGGAGCGTGTCGTTACTGCAAAGCCACCTTATATCACAACTGGCTTCCTCGACGAAAAGGCCAAACTGGATGTGTGGGCAGTGAATGGCGAGCTTCAAGAGCGAGCGGCGACACTGGAGTTAAGAGCATTCGACATTGAGACCGGCAAGTCAGTCCAATTGCGTGGTGCATATGAAAAGAAGGAATACATGCTGAAGGCCAACCAGACGACAGAACTCGTGGCCAACATGGACACTCCCAGCTTCGATGAGACTGTTGTTGTCGCCTATCTGATCGATCCAACATCTGGAGTGAATCTTGCAAGATGGGTGAGCTGGCCAGAGCCTTTCAAGTTCATGCGTATATCTTCAGAGCAGAAAGTCACGgttgaagaagttgatggtGGCACTGCAGTGGTAATCAGTGCAAACGCACCCACGAAAGGAGTTGTACTGAGCGCCCAAGACGAGAATGGCGATGAAATTATGTTTGATGACAATGCTATCGATTTGGTACCCGAAGAAAAGATCAAAATTGGAGTCAAGGGACGTTTGAGTGGAGGCAGTGTCAATACTAGGTTTTTGTATGACTGGGAGTTGAATCCTGATTTCAAATTGTAG